The genomic stretch TAGTGGTGTTGAGATCCCAAAGTTTAACCGTTCGATCGGCCGAGGCGGAGGCAAGGAGATTACGATGTTGCCTATTCGCAGCCAGCGCGAGCACCGCGTCGACGTGGAACTCGTCGTTcgccttggtcttcttcttcttctttggcttcttAGCTTCACCTTCACCACCCTGGCCCAGGATGGCGTTGGGGTACATGCAGTCGACAATGTCCAGATCCCAGATCTCAATATCGGGCTCCATCGTACCAACAGCCACAAAGTTTCCTGTAGTGCGGCCCTCGGCGGTCTTTCCAACGGGCATGTCCAACCATTCAGTGCAGAGAGGAATGGCCGGCAGCATGATGTCATGGTGCACGTAGAGATTGGCGTCGTGGTCCTCGTAGACGTAGACCTCGAGATGCGcgacttcatcctccaccttACCCGCAAGTACCAAGTTATCAGTCGGAAGAATCTGCAgttcctctctttcttcatcttcctcctccggtGGCATCACCAGGTACggatcctcctcttcaggcTGGTGGTAAGCAAGCGACTTAACATTGCCGAACATGGTAGCCTTCTCGCCATCCTCGTCGACGTCATCACTGTCGTAGTGATCGAGATCGTATTCCTTCAAGTCATCGTCACTACAGCTAGGTCAGTTTGGACCATCCGATCAATCCACACATGGCCAGAGAACATCCAAACATACTCAGCAGTAGTCGCCTCCGTCTTCTTCCCCgaatcctcctccatcacatccttcttgtcatcctcctccatagcctcatcatcgtcatcttcgtcccCTTCCTGCGCAGCCTTCAGATCACTCTGAGCATCCTCAAGCTGCATCTTCGCGAGAGTCGATATCCGattcatctcctcctcatcaatctcatATTTGATCGGCATCTGGGCTGCGACACCCCGTCGCACCCAAGAGGTAGTTGTAATCATAGAAGACATCGTGAAAAGGCAATtataaaaggaaagaaacaatCGTCAAACTTTTAAGGTCGTAAAGATGCGAGCAAATCTATTCAATATAGAAAGGATattccaaaaaaaaaaaacttttcTGTTAAAATccgtaaaaaaaaaatcagcAAATTGACCTGATCAAACCAGagtcaatatcatccacaagaaaaaagagTCTTGCGGATTTGCGATAGATAGATCGTCAATGCCGgctactttttttttttttcttgatggCCCCTCAGTTTCCGCCCGGCAGAATTTCATGCATGGCTTTCACCGCCCGGGATTTGGATTCGGAGATTTCTCGTAAGCGCCGCCTTGGGGGATATTGATTATCTATATTTCTACGTTAGATTTATCTTGTAAACTTTTGATTAAAATCAGGAATATCTCTTATTTCAGAGACCtacggaaaagaaaaccacatTCAAAATGCATTCCCACCTCCACACACCCTACAATGCCAGTCCGTCACTCCCATTTCCTGTATACGACCAAACCCCCAAACTAACGCTATGACAGACTGCGAAGCAATCATGACAGCGTTGGACGAATGCCACGCCAAGGGCTTCCTGCATAAGGCTCTCGGGAACTGCAACGATATCAAGCGCGACGTGAACAAGTGTCTGGCCGCGGAGCGGTACGAGCGGGCCAAGCGGAACCGTGAGGCGGCGAGGGAGAACCGGAAGCGAATTGAAAAGATCTGGGcggatgagaaggctttTGAGCAGGGGTTCTCGTCTACGCCGGCGGGTGTTGGtgctgagaagaaggagtAGGGTACTCGGTTGGTTGGTGATGATGGGGGCTGTATTGCATgtcgattgattgattgcATTGTATTGTTGTATTGGGTGGCGGATGGCGTTTgggttcttctcttctcttctttcctgtttctttGGGTCTCTGGGTGAGTGTATGATTAAGTAGGGGTGTGGACTATGCCCGGAATGAGAGAATGGATTTACATCGATTGTGTTTCATTGGGATATACACTGGGTTAAACTGATGTAATCGTCTTTTGCCCAACCGGAACGCCATACCATGAATAACGAAatctttttcatcaagcaaGCACACAGACAGAAACCGCTTACTCCTCCATCGTAACAGCAGGAGCCGCATCGCCGCCATCCTCGCCCTCATTCTTAGTACCGCGATTATGATGA from Aspergillus oryzae RIB40 DNA, chromosome 1 encodes the following:
- a CDS encoding rRNA-processing protein PWP1 (WD40 repeat-containing protein), coding for MSSMITTTSWVRRGVAAQMPIKYEIDEEEMNRISTLAKMQLEDAQSDLKAAQEGDEDDDDEAMEEDDKKDVMEEDSGKKTEATTADDDDLKEYDLDHYDSDDVDEDGEKATMFGNVKSLAYHQPEEEDPYLVMPPEEEDEEREELQILPTDNLVLAGKVEDEVAHLEVYVYEDHDANLYVHHDIMLPAIPLCTEWLDMPVGKTAEGRTTGNFVAVGTMEPDIEIWDLDIVDCMYPNAILGQGGEGEAKKPKKKKKTKANDEFHVDAVLALAANRQHRNLLASASADRTVKLWDLNTTKCAKSYAHHTDKVCSLDWHPKESTVLLSGSYDRTVVAADMRAPDSKARWGVDTDVENVRWDMHDPNYFYVTTDGGMVYRYDVRNVPANPKDSKPVWSLQAHDDSVSAFDINSAIPGFLVTGSTDKQVKLWNVENDKPSMVVSRKLEVGKVFSTTFAPDPEVSFRLAVAGSKGVVQIWDTSTNAAVRRAFVSRMPSLEGEVQERTVGVQADQNESDEEDAVQEVGAAAVGADGWESMDED